A portion of the Chryseobacterium tructae genome contains these proteins:
- a CDS encoding DUF4142 domain-containing protein, translated as MKKTILIIVAIAAITACNKKETTTVDHSADHSEMSAPVDSGAMPGDSLSTSQTSSEATSLNDQDRKFADAAAKGGMMEVMAGKLASQNATNSAVKKLGEMMVKDHTKANEELQQWASKTAYTLPTGLDADQQKTYDDLKAKKGADFDRIYTDMMVKDHEKTIADFKKEAADGSESSLKNFATKTLPTLDHHLMESKKAKDAVK; from the coding sequence ATGAAAAAGACAATTCTAATCATTGTAGCCATTGCTGCAATAACGGCGTGTAACAAAAAAGAAACCACTACTGTTGATCATTCAGCTGATCACAGCGAAATGTCTGCTCCCGTCGATTCGGGTGCAATGCCTGGAGATTCTCTTTCAACTTCCCAAACGTCTTCTGAAGCAACATCATTAAATGATCAGGATCGAAAATTTGCTGATGCAGCAGCAAAAGGAGGAATGATGGAAGTGATGGCGGGAAAACTTGCATCTCAAAATGCGACCAACTCAGCGGTTAAAAAACTGGGTGAAATGATGGTAAAGGATCACACTAAAGCCAACGAAGAATTACAACAATGGGCCTCTAAAACTGCTTACACTCTGCCTACCGGTTTAGATGCAGACCAACAAAAGACATACGATGATCTGAAGGCAAAAAAAGGAGCTGATTTTGATCGTATATATACCGATATGATGGTTAAGGATCATGAAAAAACAATAGCTGATTTCAAGAAAGAAGCTGCTGACGGTTCCGAATCCTCTCTGAAAAATTTTGCCACTAAAACGCTTCCCACTTTAGATCATCATTTAATGGAATCTAAAAAAGCAAAAGATGCTGTAAAATAA
- a CDS encoding zinc-dependent alcohol dehydrogenase, giving the protein MKAAVFHSPGNITCDTVDDPKIEDQNDIILRVTSTAICGSDLHMYSGGIPQPRPMVMGHEFMGIVEEVGKNINHLQAGDRVVVPFPIACGGCYFCQHDLPSGCENSNIENYGPEGGLVTEKGGGMFGYTDLYGGYNGGQAQYVRVPYANFGPRKVSDSLTDEQVLFLTDIFPTGYTGVMWADLKGGETVAIFGAGPVGSMAVKSAILHHAKKVIVIDTLQYRLDQIKNLTGCETILWEDAKQTVDEIRSMTNGRGADLCIDAVGFEPDRNLMDRAKAAVNFEKGSIKVLEACMSGVRRGGFVSILGVYPMNYDNFRVGQLFDKGITLKAGQSPVHAIIDKLMKYVETGQVKLDDIITHRLSLDEVAKGYEIFDKKQDGCVKVVLDPWR; this is encoded by the coding sequence ATGAAAGCAGCAGTTTTTCATTCGCCGGGTAACATTACCTGCGATACCGTCGATGATCCAAAGATTGAAGATCAAAATGATATTATTCTTCGTGTAACTTCTACCGCAATCTGTGGCAGTGACCTTCACATGTATTCGGGAGGAATTCCTCAGCCACGTCCTATGGTAATGGGACATGAGTTTATGGGAATTGTGGAGGAAGTAGGAAAAAACATCAATCATCTACAAGCGGGTGACAGAGTTGTTGTGCCATTTCCGATTGCATGCGGAGGGTGTTATTTCTGCCAGCATGATTTACCATCAGGCTGTGAAAACTCCAATATAGAAAATTATGGTCCCGAAGGAGGCTTGGTTACTGAAAAAGGAGGTGGAATGTTTGGTTATACCGATCTGTATGGTGGGTATAATGGCGGGCAGGCACAATATGTAAGAGTTCCTTATGCTAATTTCGGACCTAGAAAGGTTTCTGATTCATTGACCGATGAACAGGTGCTTTTTCTTACCGATATTTTTCCTACAGGTTATACCGGCGTAATGTGGGCGGACCTTAAAGGTGGGGAAACTGTAGCCATTTTCGGTGCAGGTCCTGTGGGATCAATGGCCGTAAAAAGTGCTATTCTTCATCATGCAAAAAAAGTAATTGTTATTGATACCCTTCAATATAGACTGGATCAGATAAAAAACCTTACAGGATGCGAAACCATTCTTTGGGAAGACGCTAAACAGACTGTTGACGAAATCAGAAGCATGACCAATGGCAGAGGTGCCGATTTATGTATAGATGCTGTAGGCTTTGAACCAGACAGAAATCTGATGGATAGAGCAAAGGCAGCTGTCAATTTTGAAAAAGGTTCTATCAAAGTGCTGGAGGCGTGTATGAGTGGAGTAAGACGCGGAGGTTTTGTTTCCATATTAGGAGTCTATCCCATGAATTATGACAATTTTAGGGTAGGTCAGCTTTTTGATAAAGGCATTACACTTAAAGCGGGACAATCTCCGGTTCATGCGATCATTGATAAATTAATGAAATATGTGGAAACCGGGCAGGTAAAACTCGATGATATCATAACGCATCGCCTTTCTCTTGATGAGGTGGCAAAAGGATATGAAATATTTGATAAAAAGCAGGACGGATGTGTAAAAGTCGTGCTTGATCCCTGGAGATAA
- a CDS encoding CCC motif membrane protein: MRNSKLPNATAVLVLGISSVALCCCYGIPGILTGGIALFLYRKDKKVYDKNKGGYSNFDNLKTGRMLSILGMSLSSLCLIYLLLVHYL; this comes from the coding sequence ATGAGAAATTCCAAATTACCCAATGCTACAGCAGTGCTAGTGCTCGGAATTTCTTCTGTAGCCTTATGCTGTTGTTACGGAATCCCGGGAATACTTACCGGAGGCATCGCTCTTTTTCTTTACAGAAAAGATAAAAAAGTATACGATAAAAATAAAGGAGGTTACTCCAATTTCGACAATTTAAAAACAGGAAGAATGCTAAGCATTCTGGGGATGAGTCTAAGTTCCCTTTGCCTCATTTATTTATTGTTGGTACACTATCTTTAG